TCAGCTTGGTGTATGGTGGGGGTGTTATTGAGtagcatttaaaaaataaataaaacgatAAAagttaaagggatggttcacccCAGAATGTAAATTCACtcttatctactcaccactgtgccaatggagggatgggtgaagtgtttgagtctatGAGTCTTAGGGGTAAACAGCAtggcagccaaatccaatacaattgaagtaaatggtgaaaaCTTCTTCAgatgtataaaaacaacaggaaacaaaatcctcaatactgctcctgtggtgtcatccaagtgccCGTCACCCCGACTGAAATTCTACACGAAATGGCACAATTTACATGtgttagcctaaatgtcctggAGGATAacagcggacatttaggctaaaaacatgttgtaaaaTGACCTCTGTACGAGATCATTTAAAGAATATGAACTGAGGGGAACAGGCAGATgtaagacaaataaataaatcaaaacaggCTTTTTAAAGGGGTAAACATACATGACtaaatatgacaataaaaatgtgtagctcactttttatgtttaaaaaaaaaatcaagatgatAAACAATAATTTGATGGAATTAATTGTGGGACCTAATAGGGTTGCTGGTTGAATTCTTCTGCGTATGAAGTGTTGCTACAAGCTAATGCTTCAGCCTTTTAGGtccatacatttgttttctgtcttgtttttctcttttatatatcttttataaacttattgctttgtttttatcacaaatcctttgtgaaaaagaaaagtttttgtGGAGTCTAGTGTAAACTAGAGTCCTGTATGTTCCATAATAGATTCCTGTTTAtcaggctgccatgttttttatggTTATCGATCACGTTTAGAATATTTGTTTCAGTGGACTTCATCCCCTCACTGGTCCTTTAAGGGtagattgaaaaaaagaaagtcacTTCCGGtggataaagagaaaaacagacagaggagcagctccGCTttagaggaggagacagaaggaggCCCGACGAGGAGGTGAGGGGACGAGTTTCAGAGAAGTGTCCGGATACAGAGAACatagaggaggagggaagacacctgcacagacacacacagacagacacagacagacacacacagtcaaagcCATGGTGAAGATCAGCTTCCAGTCTGTCTCGGGACAGAAAGTGGAGAAGGACGATGGCGACAAGACCGAAATCCTCATCCCTCATCCGATGGTAAGTGAACGCATCCTCTCACGCACCGTGCTCGTCATGATGTGACAGTTATGCAATGTGATGCGGGGCTGCACCTGCACGCACGAGGGGCACGagcatctgtgttttcactgcatcCATCGGGACAACACAACACGTCTCTGCTGTGACGCCTCTCCTCCACTGCGTCACTCGTGCAAGTGTATCCCAGTGTGCAACATGCACAGCAGCAATGCAACAACACAAAGgctttgtgttgtgtcatgCTTTATAAGTGACATGGCTGCTAACGGGCTTTAGATGAACAGCTCCCCAGCTccattctaaaaaaaaatactgagagGTAGCTGCAGGAAATGCACAAGCTCCAGCTGACAAAATGGCAGATGGGGTTTTGTGGCTCGGAGCACATGCaggattgttttttgttttttttacagctctGAATCCAGCAGAGCAGTGGAGTCCTTAACTTTGCTGTCCCTGTTTGGCCTCAGCCCTCATCATGTACATGCCCTGAAGATGCTGCTGCACCCTAATgcaacgtgtgtgtttgtgtagtgaATGCTGAAAAAGTGGTAATGCTacagtgactgtgtttgtgaCTTTGAGGTCTGTTTGTCTAAAATGCACTGAGCAGCACAGACAGGCTACATGGCTGTATGCTGACTTGACTGGAGCTTCGtcagagtgtgtgggtgtggggtgTGTGGGCCCTACAATCGAAATAAGGATAAGAAAACATttggaataaaatgtaaatgtggttgttttcttcctgtATGCAGAAATCACATCTTTCAAATGCTAATACCTGAGAAtagattgttttatttccagGACTGGTATCCCAGTACATAGCAGTAACACAATCAAAAGAACACGAACAATGCATTTAACAGGGGTCGCAGTATTTTGCGCATTTTCAAAAAGAATAAGTTGTCATTATGCAGATTGgttatttgtaaagaagaatATACCAgcctaatgtttttttctctacatgcCTGATTCACAAAGATGCTGCACCATAATGAGACAGGACATTagccgtgtgtgtttgtgtgaataaagTGAATGTTGCAAATGTCCAAAATGCACGGCAGAGGATAGGGGCAGGCCTCATGGTGTGGCACGCACTCAGCTGGTGTGAAAGAGCCTCTATCAGTCTCAGTGGGGAGGGAGAACACAAAGAACCGAGTCTcacagaactgtgtgtgtgttctcacagtTGTCGCCTTGTGCCTAACGTGCCCTCTGTTCTCCGAATGCCTCCAGAACACACTGAGCCTGAAGCATGTAAGTCTGCAAATACCGAAATATGCTGCAAACACTGTTAAACAAAAGAGAACGCAGCTTTCAAGCTTTTTGTGTCATTTCTTTCTACAAACAGGATTGTCgtcattttactttgaagttCCTCTTAAGAGTAATTTCCTATTCATTGTCTCCCAGCAGACTGACATGAGTAAATCACGTTATTAATTGAACTCAAACAGAACAGATATATTATCAGTGCACTCTCAGGGACACTTGAGTCTTTCCTTCTATCAAGATGTCCTTTGTGAAAAAGGCCTGTTAATATTTTTCCCTTCAATAGCTCATGCTAAGTACAGAAACCTGCCACAAGCTCCTGACTTCCTTCTTGATCATTATAGTTACATAGTAGCTACTATCCATGTGTAGTGCCCGTGCCACTCTGCCAACACCAGTTTGGCGCGTGGCTCCAGCAGATGGGCCGCTAGACTGGAGGCGTCGGGGGAAGATTACTCATCATCGTCTCAGTCAAGTTTTCATTATCAAGCGCTCCGTGGGCCGGGATCAGTGCTACTCTTTCCTGCTTGAAATGAGACATTGCTATTTATGCAAGCTTCTATTTTAACAGACAGTCAATTCAGGTCATTTTCAGCCGCTCGTCACAGTGAAGATTAGGGATTGAAGCTGCCTCGAAATCCTTTTTTGTGTCCTTTTTAATtggtttgtgcgtgtgtgtgtttttccaggaTGAAGAAGAGCTGGTCCTGCCGCTGCGTCCCAAGAAGTCTCTCCTTAACGGCCTGTGCTGCCTGACGTTCGGCCTGGTTGTGTTCATGGCCGGTCTGGTCCTTGCCTCAATTTATGTCTATCGCTACTACTTTATACCTCATGTAAGACTTTGTTTGTCTCATACTGCAATTCAATTATGTTCTTAATTGTTATGTTCTTGCTTCAGACTTGTTCCCAAATGTTCCAGCTGGTGTGTTGTTTCTAACTgctagtttgtgtgtgtgtgtgtgtgtgtgatccagatCCCTGAGGAGAACCTGTTCCACTGCCGGGTGCTGTATGAAGACTCAGTGTACGCCCCGCTGCGTGGGCgtcaggagctggaggaaaatgTCGGCATCTACTTGGCCGACAACTATGAGAAGATCACTGTGCCCGTGCCTCACTTTGGAGGCAGTGACCCTGCTGACATAATCCACGACTTCCACAGAGTGaggacacacacccacacccacacacacacccacacacccacccacacacacacacacacacacacacccacacacccacacacacacatttgatatATCCAATTTGAACTGGGAGGAGTACAGTACAATATGAAAAGAACaattgaataaaacatgtctgcAGCCATAAAGACTCTTTGAGACTCTACTTCTTCCCTTAGTTTGGATGAATGGCTAGAGGAAAAGTCATTAGATCACTAGAGTCAATAGGATTCATCCTCATCTTAATGGCAATCGAGTAAATATTTCAGTCCAGAACTGAATGGTTTGCACTTTGCAGGCCATCTAACTGACCTCTAACTGTCCTCAATGACCCACAGCTAGCATGGCTAATATTATTAAAATTCCACAGATGCAGCAGATAACACAGGAATTCAAACATTAGTGAAAAtgttcagcttttttcttttctttagagTTTTAATGAATTGCCTTATTTTCTAGGGACTGACCGCCTACCATGACATTGCTCTGGACAAGTGCTATGTAATTGAGCTCAACACCACCATCGTGATGCCTCCACGCAACCTTTGGGAGCTTCTCATTAATGTCAAGGTAACAACTGCAATGTTATTGTCTTAATGAGCACCATGTTTTCTTGAATTTGAATGAGAAGTCGCCATTGCTGCCAGCATGAATGTCAAAAACgtacagacacaaaacaaacccacacaaaaatgaaaaaaaaagcataagtGAAGATCTCGTCACTGCATTTGCTCAGTGATCTTTACAAATAGTTGGTGCTGGAGTCTTTGTGACATATTAGGgttgtcccaattcaggggttgcatccttcagaggctgcatttggaCATATAGCGCAACAGCAACATGACTAGGCTGTCTTATTGCTAAGgcttcttcaaatgcagccagTGTCTTACCATTCCTGAGCAACAAGTGGTCCCAGTGGGTGGATCCCTCCTGGGCAAACCTGTCCTAGGATTCAGCATGTGCTGGTGAATAGAAAATCCTTGGACTCCTCCAAATGATGCGGCCCCTTAACTGGGTCACAGCTAGTGACTATTGCAGAGCTAGTTCCTGAGCTAATGGCTAATGTGCTAGCAAGCCTGGAAGAGGATAATTCTAGTTAGTCCCACTAAGTCACACAAATATACCATTGATTCCAGTCTCTAAACTTTGTAAACCACATATCTATTGGGAAGCGGTTTGTAGTCCAGCAGAGGGGATTCAATAAAAGTGGACTAAAAAGCTACTGTAAAATATCTTTTCCCTTTCTGGACTCTCTGGTCCTCTATTCCCTCAAATGTCAGCACTGCTGTTGCTCAGTGGTGCAAAGTCCTGCCTCAAGTTTCAAATTTACATTAACTTAAATCCCAAGAACCAATTCACTGATCACTGCAATATCCCTCTCCTGCAGGATGATGCTGGTTTCAGTGCTGGTGTGATCAGACTGTAAACACCCAGTGATTTTTCGACCATGCAGCCCTTAAGCATTGGAAGATAATACCTCAGCTAGCttgttatgatgatgatgctatCTCTTACAGAAGGGAACATACTTGCCTCAGACCTACATCATCCATGAGGACATGGTGGTGACTGGCAAAGTGCATAACATGCGTCAGCTGGGACCTTTCATTTACCGCCTGTGCAACGGGAAGGACACATACCGCCTGAACCGTCGTGTCACGCGCAGACGTAAGTTGAAGCTAATGGAGTATTAGAAGTATTTAGAAAATAagcattgttttgttaaagtgTTGTGATCATATCTGAAGCTCAGCATGCACAAAAGTGAGATTGCTGATGCGCTTCCTGTGTCTCACCCTGTTTCCCTCACAGGCATCAACAAGCGCGAGGCGAAGGATTGCCACCACATCCGTCACTTTGAGAATACATTTGTGGTGGAGACTGTTATCTGCGATGAAGCGTAAACACAACGGTTTATCCATGTCataccccccccacccacctaAAGGCACATCTCCAGTCACTACCGCAGCCACTGTAGCACTCTCCCGTGGATCAGATCATGTCTGAGTTGCACTTTACTCGTATTTCCTTCTTActttcttttgtatttcttatttaaagatttttcttttgatttcacagcctatcatgttgttttttttaatttcacatagGTAATATTTACCCTGAAGTGTGATGCAATACTTAATTGATGGTTCTATCACAGGATTTTCCATGTAGCAAAGTCCTTAAGCCAATCATGACTCATGATTTCAAGATCTCTCCTCTTGCTCCTCTGGGATTTCTATGATGGTTACTGTCGTGGGGGGAGgtgactgtttttttgttttgctccagCTCTGGAGGTTAATTTGTGTCTTAGTTGCGCTAACATCTACACAAAGCATGTATCCATGCTTTCCTGAGCAAACATTTTCCATAGATTTGaatcttttctttcctgttctCAGTCATGTAAACATGAAACTGCTGATGACTAGTTGCTTGCTTGCATCTTAATTCTCATGCCTGttgcttcctttctttcttttttctcttcttccttcaaAGCATCAGTAGTAGTAGAGTTGCACTGGGCATTAGGCTGAATTCACTTTTATAATCTATCACTGAATCTATCACTGAATTTGAATTGAAACTGCTAAAGACCATTATTTATCTTTTGCTCTCATTTATCATTAGCTTTTCACTgattgtgctttttgttttgcactTCAAAAGCTCCTTATCATTGCAGTAGTGAATAATTTTACTActaatgtctttgtttttccttgCATGTGTTAATCTATTAGagaaaaactgttaaaatgttttgtaaacCAACGTTTAAAGCCTTAGACCAGAGTCAGAGACTGGACTAAAGTCAACGCTACTGAAAGGGAGCTTATAATATATGTTAGTTAAACAAAACCAACTCTGATCTGTATATTTTGTCTGTTAAGGAAATATGTCTGTGAATAAAGTAGTGAAAAGATGTAGTATCCATTAATGCTTTATTTGATCCAGGACCCCAAAACTTTTTAGGAGAATAGTTCCAGAatgagagcgagacagagaaaaaaccacaggtgggagagagaaataaaaagggGGGCAGAGCTACTGCTACAGTTATATTATAGATGATGGCACCTGGCAGTGTTTAAGCTCTGCTGCATTTCGTAtttgtggtggcagtcacaGTTGCAGCCACTGGTGCTATCGCAGGGACAGTCTGACCCACACTCGCATTCCAAAGGCAAACTAATACAGAAAATCCACAGCCACCAAGGAGTTCTTATTTGTTTGGGCTTCTTCTTTTTAGACCTTCCCTTTGAAAAGATGTTCCAGGGAAAGCAACATTTGGAACAACGCTCCTTTTCTTGCAAAGAATTCAAATTTGATATCTGGTATGTGATTGGTTCATTTTCCAACTTGGAAGACATCATCAACTTGTCCTCTTCCAAtgcgtgtgttgttttcatggaaGTTATACTGCAGCTCTCCTTAAAGGCCTGACATCCACTATCTCCCAGCACTGAGGGAGacatctcactcacacacacaatgtgggGATCCATTTTAATATTCTCTATAGCTTTTGTATGGGCAAGGAACTGCCCTCTTACTATTCTCCGAAGTGAATTGAAGTGAAGTCCTCCATTGATGCCTTGCAAATTTTTGCATGTTCCTTTTGATCAAAGTATGCTGTATGATGATACAACTATGTCCTTTGATCTTTTCGTAATTTGAGTACACAGGCGAAAAAAGAAATGGTTATGGTTGAGTTGATAAATTGGACTAAATATCTCAGGTATTTGCTATTTTATTAGGTATTTTGCTAATTATTAGAGAGGAAACAAGGTACGCTGACCTGGTAGCTGAGTGCTAGAGGAAGGGGTGGAAAGCTCCCTCTCATGAGTGAAGCAGTCTGTGCACTTGTGCATCACAATTCCAGTCTGAGACTCACACTCATCCTCTCCATGCATTGACTGCTTGTTTTGCGGAAAGCCTTCGCTGCTGTGGAAGTAACCTTGATGCCAGGTGGCCATGGACTTAAACTGCTGTTCATCGCCAAGGGCCCTGATGATCAGTTGACAGCTTGGTTTTTATGAGATGCTCAGGGGAACATGTCAATGGTTGTAAGGCTTAACGGTCTATTTGTTGGTCAAAGTCCTGTTCAGATGCATGTTTGGTCccatattgaaaaaaaacacttgttttatAATGAAAGTAAATATTCactcacatactgtatataattaaataatatcCAGATCAAAATCCAAGGATAAGCACTACAGTCTGTTGACAGCACTAAAATACTAAATTGACCACTAAGTCACAGATGTACAGATAGTCACAGATAGCCAGCTGGCCCCAGGTAACCATGTATTGATCAACACTGCTCAGTAGAGAGCGGTCAGTCTCTCATAAGCAGCCAAATGTGCCATTGTTTTAGATCAGTCTTCAAGGCAGGCAGTTCTTTCTCTTGTGTCTCACCACCAGTATCAATTTTAGCTGCTGTTCCCTTTTGACCTTGAACAATGGGTAACATATTTATCCCTGTAGTAAGTGAGACCCTGACTGTGATGCTGCTACATGATAATGATCAAATCAGCAGTTAAGGCTGTTTTCAACCTTTTTTAGAGGAACCCCTACATCCTTATCAcattcatccatctattatctatatCACCATTAATCCTTTAGAGGGGGGAGctgaagccaatcccagctgacattggacaaGTTTCTTACATTTACACCTATGGTCAACTTAGTGTCTCCagttaacctaaccccaatctgcatgtctttagaCTGTTGGAGGGaaccagacacagacacagggaaatCATGCAAACTATACAAAGATGACACCAGCTGAACCAGTACAGGAATCAGGGACTTTCTTGTTGTGAGGCAACCCACTGCATCACCGTGCTGCCAGTCCAGATGAAACTTGATTCTCTTTATGTATAGACTATATGCttctgaatggaaaaaaaactatt
The Paralichthys olivaceus isolate ysfri-2021 chromosome 11, ASM2471397v2, whole genome shotgun sequence genome window above contains:
- the itm2ca gene encoding integral membrane protein 2Ca, producing the protein MVKISFQSVSGQKVEKDDGDKTEILIPHPMDEEELVLPLRPKKSLLNGLCCLTFGLVVFMAGLVLASIYVYRYYFIPHIPEENLFHCRVLYEDSVYAPLRGRQELEENVGIYLADNYEKITVPVPHFGGSDPADIIHDFHRGLTAYHDIALDKCYVIELNTTIVMPPRNLWELLINVKKGTYLPQTYIIHEDMVVTGKVHNMRQLGPFIYRLCNGKDTYRLNRRVTRRRINKREAKDCHHIRHFENTFVVETVICDEA